DNA sequence from the Vicia villosa cultivar HV-30 ecotype Madison, WI linkage group LG3, Vvil1.0, whole genome shotgun sequence genome:
agttgagttttgAAGAAGTTGCAACTAAAATTATTTCTGAAGAAAGGAGGATGAAAAGTGATGAAAGTACTTCATCAAACTCGGCGTTGCTAACTAGAAGTTGGACTAACGGGAAGAAGATCCATGCAAATAATATGGTGTGATGGAAGTGTAGAAAGTCTGGGCATTTAAAGAGAAATTGTCCAAGTGGAGCAGTATCTGAAAAAGACTCTGAGGCAAATGCTAGCAACGTCTCCCTTATTTTGGGAGATGATGGGGATCTTTTTTAGAAGATAAGGTGTGTTCTTATGGTATTTCTGCTATACCATGCAAAAGGACAAATCATTGCTAGCGGATTCAGAACAACACACAGACATTGGTTGGCATTGATGCAAGGTGTGTGGTGAGATGTGTCGATGGCTGAAGAACTTTTTAAAAGCCATAATGGGAGCTGCACCATAATCTTTCAGGAAGGTTTCGATGTGAAGAAAAATTCTTGGGATGATTTAGTTTCAAGTGTAGtgtactctttatggtggagtattaTAATTTGATATGTCAGTATAGACAATGACAATTATGATTGTTGGTGTAGACAATGAAGATTGAAGACCATtacaatcaaggtggagattgttggggtTATTGTATGTCTAATGTTgcctaaattcttaaataaagaaGGAAGTTAAAAAGTAGCTATTtgagaagtcccacattgcttagtgtGGTGAAGCAAGGGGTATATCAAGGCTATATATTGGACCTAAGTTCTTTGTTTTTAGATATActagtcaaaagcactttaagcttatatttgattttctttgttctcttatgctcttgtattagagtgttgtgagatttagtttaaatatttgctttgtAAGAGTGTGAGTGTACTAGGAGATTGGGGTGAGAGTAGAGAAGTCTATGCGTTGTAAATTTTTCACATAGTAATAATTCCCTGGTTGTCTATTTAGACAACGATCGTGGTTTTTCTCCGGTTTTGTAGTTTCCACGTTATATTCTTGTGTTATTGGTTATGTtctgtttatttttttcttcaactgtgTTATTTCCCaacagctataagctataagctagcttATCAATTAACCgctatttttatcaaacagacataataattattattttttacattgCCATATGGATACGGGGCACTAAAGTTTTTTAGCCCAATGTGCATGTGAAATAATaagatattatttattaattttatattgattttaaaaagtgaaaaaaaaattgaaaatttaaaaattattaattgtgaAAGTGTGAGATAAAAAttactttttgttttaaaataaaataaccaaCTTTTACTTatcacttttaatttttttaaaaatattcacaATAAATAATTCAACTTGTAATtgctaattagattaaatgagtGTAAATTGTTAAGTGTGTAAGcggataaaaaaaatccaattaaaccgacaatccaaaccaaatcaaatctaaACAAAACCGATTATTATTGGTTTGgtttaaaaaccgaaccaaaccaataaaaactgatgtggtttggtttggtttggttctcggttttagtttttaggaaccgccaaaccgatgaaccgaaccaatgtAAATAATGacgctctaaatattttattctacCCATCTTTAAGCTCAAATTTTTTATCAGTCCAACCATTATCCATCTTTGCTTACACTTATTTCCTTTAAGTAAAACACGCATCTAGAACCAAACTCTACAGCATAGAAAGTAGAAACCATAAGTCACAAAAAATGGTTTCATAGAACTGCTGCTCTTGCTTCCCACAACCATGGTTCCTTTCACTACCGTTATTCTAATATGTTATGGTTGTCTTCTTCGTGTTCAAATTCTCttgttaattttcatatatttttgttcattttctttttcttcaacaAAATTCATTCAAGTCTTGTTACATAATAATTTTGATGCGTGTTTGAGGTTTGAAACATGTTAATGGATGTGTGATTTGTTATATTCTATATGTTAACCTTTGAAATCCCTTTCCAACATTCTGATGCTAaatgttaacttttatatttgatagtgaacttatttcatgatgcaatGGAAATCATGTCACTATTTCGTATGGAATAAgagcaacttgtaatttgtttgaaaaaatatagcatgaaataaataacataaaatgtattattttaaaaaataatagcataaaatacaacaaaaaacacgataatggagaatataccgatgaatataatgttttaaaaaataaatattgtaaatcgatcaaccaaaccaaaccaaaccgaaccaaaccggttagtttggtttggttccattttttaaaaatgttgaaaaccgaaccaaaccaaaccgatagaaatatcattggttcggacctttttttgaccaaaaaccagTCCAAATCAATTCGATTACACACCTATAAATTGTTGGTTCAAAGTTCAACTTCTGACACCGACATTTATTTGTATTtagtttcaaatgcaaaaaaaaCTTAATGCATCTTTTGATATTTTAACTTAATTTATTATTTCACTTTGGTTcatttactaattttttttttataaagtagTCCCTTAAAAACCATCATGTTACTACCTCTTTACttaaaaaataaagtttacaaggtAAGTAATCCTTTAAAAACTACTCCTATGTTACCTAAAATGGTCCCTGGTGttagtttttatgaaaaaaatgttaACTTTTGCCTTGATGTACATGTAAACTTTAATctgactttttttttgttttgttttttaaatgtcTACCTAACACCTATCTGTTATGCCACGTAGTcagattttatgttttttttagaatttttaacaGTAAAGACTTTTTTGTGTAAGAGAACAATTCTTAAGAGACTAATATATAACATTTTTTACACTATCCTTGTTTGAGAGAAATTGTAAAGAGAGAATTAGCAAAagagagaagttgaagagaaatGCTATATTTCTCTTGCTTGGTGAACaaagaaatagaagagagagatTTAAAATATATGGGGCCCACATCTTTTTGTAATCTCTTCTGTTTAGAGGAGAAATGGAACAGATGGATGCTATTTGTCAATCTTTCCGTTTATACCCTCGTTTTGCACTTGTACCACTGTTATGTATCCATCCTTGTTTTTCATTTATACGACTACTGTGTATTATATACAAATCATGTTaattgtataataataataataatataataagatTATAACAATAAACTGTTAAATAAAATTTGGCAAAAATTCTTTTCACAGTAATGTTGCAAACCGATTAttagataataaaaaaataaatattttttaaaaaccggataataataaaaattaactaaACTATCATTAAAATtttgacaatttttttattagtttttttataaaaaaaaaatattaggggCTTTTATGTCAATTTATTAAATCATTTAACTTCTTTCTTTcctatttctcttctatctctcttATACCAATCAATATATTAAATCTATCTAATTTCTCTTCTACTTATCTCTTTCTCACCTCTttcttatctctttctctcttttcaatctcttctcacaaccaaacacaccataatagttaaattttttttagttaaaagatcaaaacaaaacattaaattaaattaaggcaCTTTGAAACTagttatatttaaaaaagaaaagaaaaaagactaCACCaaaacttaattttattttttatttattataaatatataattgaaaaaaatagatAGGAAATGTATATAATACAAATTAATACTTATAACATAAccaattatcaaaataaaattattaaaaaatagtacCTTTTTTTGgtacaaaaaaaaatacatttttattaaaatagaaaaatctaAGACTAAGTAAAAAGTTAAATTCATATTAACCGTTAAATAAcagtaacataaataaataaataaaaatatgtatagTATAACCGTAGATTCAAACTATATATCACTTAAATATTAttacaaaatattaataatccCTTGCAAAGGGTTTTAGGAGCAAGAATTATATCCTCAAAACCCTAAAAATTCATGTGATGGAACTTCAAACTCTTTGTTGCGCTCTTCCCTCTCAACCACTTCAATTATCCAAACATCATCGTGTCAGTAATCAAGCAATTCAAACAAACGCTCTATTCAGACATCAGAGACAGAAATTTGGGTTTGAAAAAGCATCAAAATgtaagatttttgtcttcttttttttttttagcattttggtttttatttatatcacaaaccattcaaaattttatttttgttttgttttgatttcagacTTAAAAGGGGTGGGATTGAACAACTTTCAAAGGACTCTTGTACATGTTACTGATTCCTCTGTAAATGGTGCTTTGGAAGTTGAATCGTCACAAAGTTCTAGTGTTCCTGTTAATGCGGTGGAAGTGGAACCGTTTCATGGTAAATCAGGTTCTGTCTCTTTTTATGGGTTGACACACCAATCTGTTGAAGAAGGGAAATTGGAATTTGCTCCAATCACACAAGAGGATAGCTCTTACTTCTGGGTCTGGGGTCctattgcattcatatcatcttTGATTCTGCCACAGTTCTTCATTGGCACTGTTGTTGACGCTTATTTTAATGGTTTGATTTTAAAAGGTATTTATGATAGAACTCTATATGTTATTATCTTACTGTCGTGCTTGAAATTGGTTGATAATAGTTTGTCTTACAGGAAGTAAAACTGTGAAATGACTATCCGAATGTGTTTATATGCTatatgtagcaccgacacctctgaaaaaaaggTGCGGTGTGTTCATGTCAGTGTCGGTGTCCGAAATTAACACCGGCACTTGTCATTacgtttcatttatttattttttcaaattattatcggcGTTGACGTGTCAATGTCGGTGCCATGTTTCcgatgtccgtgcttcatagtggCTGCTGCTGCTCTTTTTCGTCAATATTATGATAATACATTGTTAAGATTTTTTGCTGGTGTTAAATGCCAAATTAATGATTGCCTTGATAGTGTGGCTGAATGATATTGAAACTTCAAAGACTATTAATAATAGACCGTCTCATTAAGTTTTATCGAAGCCTTAGGTATACCAAATCATTTCTTTAGAGTGATAAAAATTATATGTTCCAATGTAACTCTCTGGTTCTGTAATGACCACTGACATTATTTGTTGTTATCTTTGTGCAATGATAGCTGTGTTTTGGAATTCTGAATGGCTTGTGCTATTGCACTCTGTTATGAACCTTTGTGTAGAATCTGCTTATCACAAATCTAGTCGCGTTAGAAATTTTCTTTAGACCTATGATGAAAGTAAGAAGCATACTTGTCCTAGAAGAATAACAAACTTTTCTAAATTGGTTTCTTGCTTGTTTGTTCTAATAGATAGTGGCCTTTTTAAAGAAGTCTAGACGCGGTTATGCAAATGTCATGGTAAGAACCTTGTAAATTGCGAGGGAGAAGTATCTCTTATACAAATTTCTGTCACCAATAAAATGCAGATATTGTAACTTCAATCTCTTCCGAGGCACTGTTCTATATTGGACTTGCAACCTTTTTGGGGGTGGCTGATCGTGTCCAGAGGCCATATTTGCAGTACAGCTCTAAAAGGTGGGGTCTCATCACTGGCCTCAAAGGACACATAACCTCTGTTTTCCTCACAACGGGTTTGAAGATTActgttcctcttcttcttttgtacGTGACCTGGTCAGTGGTTCGCATGGCCGCGGTTGTTGCTATAGCTCCCTTTGTAGTTGGCTGTTTTGCTCAATTTGCATTTGAGAGATATTTGGAAAAGCGCGGGTCGTCGTGCTGGCCTCTAGTCCCTATTATATTTGAGGTTTGTCTATAATGTATCTGTTTGATTTCAAGTTGATTTAAGATTTAATGCTGCTTGATAAATCTACTGATCGAAAAAGAGTAACAAAAACTTGGCTTTTACCACGAATGAGTAGCTTTTTATAACCTTCAGAATTGATTTGCCAGGTATACAGACTTTTTCAGCTTACAAAAGCCGCTACTTTCACCGATAAGTTGATGTACTCTATGAAAAACCTACCAGCGTCACCTGAAGTACTAGAGCGAAGTGGAACTTTGTTTGGAATGATGGTGATCTTCCAGTTACTGGGAATCGTGTGCCTCTGGTCATTGATGACATTTCTTTTGAGGCTATTCCCTTCTAGGCCAGTAGCAGAAAACTACTGAGTTTTGTATCAAATGTAGAGTGTTGTATATATTCGGAATTGTATAACATTTGTAAGGCGTTTCATAAAAGTTGTGTCATTGTAATTCATTTCTGTTTTAACTTAACTATCATCAGTTACCGAGAAAAAAAATGGCTTCTTTCGATTATCTTGTTTGTTTGTAGACAAAACAATTGATCAGCATTATCTTTTCTATGTATTTCATATCACCAAAGGAAGTACATAATAGCACATGGAACAATATAGTTTCCCCttcataaaattttgaaaaatataacttGCTGCTACCTAAGCATATGAAAATTTGAATCACAATTCACAAGTTGGTTGATATTATCTTAAGTTCTGAACCACATTTGCAAGTGATAGACAACATTCAAAACCTGATGGAAATTACAATCCTACTAAATAGTATCATAATTCAAAATACAATTTCATGTGCTACAATGGAGAATCtactaaataatataataattcaaAATATCACATCATTGTTTTCTCTTCCTTTTGTTAAGATTGTTACAGAAGTTTGTTTATAATGTTGTCAATCTCTCATACCCTTATACACAAGCAATTGGTCTCCTAGAACACAACATAGAATAACAAGTGTGTTtgattgcaagattgaagatctTTAATCTGGccatatctataaaaaaaaaactaaataagcTATGTGTCTATGTGCATTACAACAATTCAAGTTTTCTGTTTTTTTGGTACATAACTTCCTTTCCTTCACTTTCACACAACATGGGTATAGAAATAGTTTTATAATGATACTCAAGCTGAAACACTTTTGCGAACTCTTCAATTAAGGACTTATGAGTAATATGAATAAGACTCTCATCATCCAAACCATGCAAATCAGATGTTCCATGATCATTACATGATGACCGAGCTTCTCTCAACAACCCTTTGATACTCCCAATTTGACGGTCGCGTATTCCGCACGGGACGATCCATTTAAAGGGACTCAAATCCGTCGTGACATTGAGTGCTAAGCCATGGTAGGTTACCCATTGTGCCACTCTTATGCCCATAGCTGCCACTTTCTCATTTCCTGAAATACAAAGATGTAATGAAGAATAAGGAAAAACAGTTAAAATTTCAACAtttgttttaaaagttaaaacataACAAATTCTAGCACAATTTGAATAACCTCTAACAATCATGATAGGTTGCAGTATACTGAATTGAGCTTATCTACTGATATAACCACTTCTGATAATGTTTGAAAGAACTTATAAAAACAGTTTATGACATGATCATAAGCTATTTCCAACTTATTTCCATAAACACGTCAAAATAACTAAATTGTCAAAAATTAGTAATTTAGTAATTCAGTTTGTAGAGACTTACTTACCAACCCAAACACCAGTTAAACCTTCCACCCGAGAAGCATGAATAGAAAACGTTGAAGACAAAACACCAATAACAACCTCTTCAAGTTTTCTGAGATACCAATGAAGATCCATTTTGTGTTTTCTAAGGTTGATAATTGGATACATCACTAACTGCAAACCCAAAACACATTAACTATTCAATACCAAATTCCAAAACCCTAAACCCAACACagtgaaaaaaaacaaaatacaaacAAAATTTGAAACAGGAACATACCTGACCAGGACCATGGTATGTAACTTCACCGCCACGTTCGGTACGATGAACATGAAAGGGAGGATTTTTAATGTCAAAATTGAGGTTATCGTTGGAACTAGCGGTACCCAATGTAAAAACAGAAGGGTGTTGCAAAACAATGAGAGTATCGTCGCAATCTCCTTCGTTTTGAATCTGTGATTTCTTTTGCTTAACAATGTGTTTTTGTAAAGACCATGCTACTTCGTAAGGAATCAAttcttgatgaaaatctatgaGCTCGCATCTTCGTAAACATTGCACGCTTTTGATTCTTCTTCTATGGTCGTTGGAAACTGAATCGGCGTTGGGTCGGAGAAATCGAGGTTTGGTGAGAGTGAAACAGCACTCTCCCAACAAAATCATGCTTCGTGTGAATTTtggtttttcttatatttttataaatggatcTATGTTTTGTCCGGTCGAACCGGTTCAGTTGAGAACTGAACAATGGAACCGCTTTTTCATATTTAAATCAAATGgaaatcttttcttcttcttcttcaccttctcgattttcaattttcatcttcattgaagGTGATGCTAATGCAAAAAAATGGTGAGAGCGGATTTAGACCAAGGTGGATTTATTTGAGTTGCCACAAAAGAAAACGGGTTAGGTTGAAAAGGGGGCGTGGTTTGGTTATGGTTCAGCAGAACCGGTTTTGTTGAGCATATTTGATAGCTAATTTTTTatttccaaaattatatatatatatatatattaaccatttatcaaaaaaattattttattttactaaaagacttagtattgTAAAAGTCATAAGTTTTGTTAGAATTCTAAATATTCCTTATGAGTATTTTGGAATCTACTAGAACGAATATGATTTTTCTTGTATTATTACATTTGATTGATTAATTTTGTAgataatttgttaaataaaacaTTTTGATTTGGTGTGAGACATCTTATCTAAGTTTAGGATTGGCGTGCACAACTTTGTCTGTTAGTTTCGCTTCAACATTTATTATAAGATTTGATTCTATTTCAATTCAATCTTGATTAGGTCTGAGACATCTTATCTAAATTTAGAATTGGCGTGCACAACCTTGTTTGTTTGTTTCACTTCAACATTTATTACAAGATTTGATTCTATTTCAAATTAATATGAGATTCACTTCAGGAAAAGTATTTTTAAGACAAATATGTTTGAATAAGATTTAATCGGATATGATTTAAAGAAAGATTTGGATTTGGTTTTAATGAAGAAGATttgatttgttgtttttttattcaattgGTTTTAGGTTAAACCCTACTAGGCTTTTCGTTGAACCGTGTTTGCTATTTAATGAGAAGGTTCTCCTTGTTCGAAGATAGACTTGTACGTGCTATATTTTGTTTAAGAGAGTCTTCATGTTTTCGTGTGTAATTCTTTATTCTTGAGTGTCTTTCTTATTTTAAAAGGATAACATACTTGGTCTTTAATTGTAATTTGAATCACTTTTCATATAATTAGTTCTTACAAACACTTGGGAGAGTGTTTATGTGAAAGTGATGGGATCTCAAATCCAAAAGAACCTGAGTTGAAATTCATCGGTAGTATTAGGTATATGATAGTGAATTAGGAGAGTTCAGATGAGACCCGTTGTGGACTATTGACTACTTGAAttagtgaatttcctttctttGAGCTACAACCCACTAGACGTAGATGACATTGTACCAAATTGAGCTACCaattatttgtgttatttattttatgtgtttACTAATCGTTTTTTCCAGATCATATTGTCTCACACATTATCTTAACTTTGTGTGTGACATCTTCCTACTAACCGAACTAAAttttaattggtatcagagcagacaCCCTATTCTAGTTGGGTGTGCTCCAAAGTTTTTATTCCATTCAAGATGGACAATGCCAAAGAATGAGGGTCGGTTAATCGACCATCGATTCTTAATGGTACtaattttgaatatttgaatGATCGCATGATTACCTTTCTGGAGTCCATGAATAGCAAGATTTGGAAAGCATTCATCAATGGATGGACTCATCTAAAGATTGTAGCTGAAGACAATACTGAGTCTGTGAATCTTGAAAAAAATTGGACACTTTTTAAAGATATAGTTGCGCTTGAAAACTCTCGTTCTCTTAATGCTATTTTCAATGGAGTGGACAAAAATATCTTCAGAACCATTAATGTATGCACTAGTGCTAAGGAGGCTTGGGAAACACTTGAAGTTTCTCATGAAGTTACATCCAAAGTCCgtatgtcaagacttcaacttctTACCACAATGTTCAAAAATTTAAAGACGTGTGAAGATGAAACTATTTCCAATTTCAATGTTTTCCAAGAGGTTTGACATGAAGGTTACACCCATTGAAGAAGCGCAAAATGTAACCACACTAAAAATTGATGAACTTATTGGCACTTTACTCATTTTTGAGATGGTCATTGAtgacaaatattaaaaaaagagtAAAGGTGTAGCGTTCAAAGTGGATACTAAAGATAATGAAGACCAAATAGAACACAATGTTGAGGAAAATCTCACTGAATCCATTGTCATGCTTGCTAAAAAATTTAGCAAGGTCGAAAAGATTAGACATGAGATTTGGGAATAATGTCTCTACCAATGTCAAAGACAATGAATAGAAGAATTTCCATAATGGTAACTTTCAGCATTGAGGAAAAGATGGTGAAAGATAAAACTTCAATTGTCCTAACAAAGAAAAAGGAATCCAATGTCGTGAATGTGAAGGGTTTGGACATATTCAGGCTGAATGCCCAAATTTCCTAAGGAAATTGAGAAAGAGCTATAATGTCACTTTCTCAGATGATGAGTCTCATTTAGGAAGAACATGCAAGAACAAAATTTAGAATTGTTAATAAATCGTGAGAGATGGTTTAAACTAATAGTTCAGtatcaaatgattttttttgttctaATACTCTATATGAGAGTTATCAATATTTCTCAAATATGTTCCTATCTAACTGAACCCTATTGGCTCAAATCACAAAAACATTATTGAGAAAAAATGGCTTTTCCCAAACGAGATGGTTGTTACTATATGTTCCAATAATGAACGATTGGTTTAactaaataatgaaataaaataaatactttcTTTCTCTTCGTCTCTAGTCAATATTAGGGGATCTTTCATTTGATAAGATCCCCAAATATCGATAATCCATATTATCGTTGACCGAGCCTATTTGTTTTGAAGCAAATAAAGAGATCCACAGGGTGATTTATCCTTTTCAGATATTCACGACCAATAagtattgaattttatttttggatAGGTCCTGTCTTAAAAGGGGAAAGAAGGTTGGCATGCTAACATGCGTCTATTATGGAATTCACTTGACCCTAGAGTACAATACCCATAGTTTTAATATCGAGTGCCAAAGTCATTAAATGGGTAAGTCGCCAATCTTCAAAATCAAATATATAATGTACTTTATCCATTGGTTTACCGGGATTGCAGGTGGAACAATTTCAAAATGGACTCTCCATTCATTAGATAGATAAGATCACCAAAACTTTGTTTCTCAGATGATGAATCTCATGAAGAAAATGAATCAGATTAAACTAAAAATGTTGTGGCATTCAGAACTAGCATCAAAGATAGTTCAAACTCTATGCTACACGATGATAATGTAGATATTAGTGATGATGATCTTTCTGATGATGCTCTTGATGAAGCTTACACAATTATGTATCTTAAATGGGATGAAGA
Encoded proteins:
- the LOC131660162 gene encoding uncharacterized protein LOC131660162, with the protein product MELQTLCCALPSQPLQLSKHHRVSNQAIQTNALFRHQRQKFGFEKASKYLKGVGLNNFQRTLVHVTDSSVNGALEVESSQSSSVPVNAVEVEPFHGKSGSVSFYGLTHQSVEEGKLEFAPITQEDSSYFWVWGPIAFISSLILPQFFIGTVVDAYFNGLILKDIVTSISSEALFYIGLATFLGVADRVQRPYLQYSSKRWGLITGLKGHITSVFLTTGLKITVPLLLLYVTWSVVRMAAVVAIAPFVVGCFAQFAFERYLEKRGSSCWPLVPIIFEVYRLFQLTKAATFTDKLMYSMKNLPASPEVLERSGTLFGMMVIFQLLGIVCLWSLMTFLLRLFPSRPVAENY
- the LOC131660163 gene encoding octanoyltransferase LIP2p, chloroplastic-like, with the translated sequence MILLGECCFTLTKPRFLRPNADSVSNDHRRRIKSVQCLRRCELIDFHQELIPYEVAWSLQKHIVKQKKSQIQNEGDCDDTLIVLQHPSVFTLGTASSNDNLNFDIKNPPFHVHRTERGGEVTYHGPGQLVMYPIINLRKHKMDLHWYLRKLEEVVIGVLSSTFSIHASRVEGLTGVWVGNEKVAAMGIRVAQWVTYHGLALNVTTDLSPFKWIVPCGIRDRQIGSIKGLLREARSSCNDHGTSDLHGLDDESLIHITHKSLIEEFAKVFQLEYHYKTISIPMLCESEGKEVMYQKNRKLELL